A stretch of DNA from Malus sylvestris chromosome 9, drMalSylv7.2, whole genome shotgun sequence:
GCTTCGATCAATCTCTTTCACCATTTTATTTACCTTGAATCACAAATTAAATACAACATCAATATCTatgttttttagaaaaaaaactgtttagCTTGTAGGTCTTAGAATAACacagtaaaaaaatttaaaaatttaaatatggaagttctgattttttattttttttttgaaatatgtTTGTTTTGTTGAGAGATTGTAGTTATTAAAATCACTTATTAAAGCACCTTGGGGAGGATGAAAGAGTTGACTACTAGAAAAACCTAACGAAAACACCAACCAACCAAAGTAACTGGCCTTCGAAGAACGCTTTAGAAAAGTGAGAACGCAATAAAGAAAGCAAGCAACCAACAAAAAACATATAAGATGCCTAACAAcatttgataaagaattaaGAACAGTTGGTTAAATTAGAATCACAAAAACAGcaagaaatttcaaaaaaataacAGAATTGCATAGACATTatttaaaccctaaaaaaaaaagtaccatCGGACCTTTGGACAATCAGAGGTGACAAAGACAACAAAGGTAACAAGAGACAACAAAGAATAGAACAAACGACGAAGAAACCAAAGGTTTAGTTAAAAAATTCTAAAATCGCACTGGCTGAAACGCAAAGCATGGGGAAACAACGTATCGAAGTTCATGACATACCAAAGTTTTGATTGAAATGTATGGCTAAGAACCCGTAGATTAAAGGTAGTAGCAAAACCAGATCACGATTCGACAATATGAGCCCGATCTAACCTGCGAAACAGCAGTAAGACTGAGATtaagaattcaaagtggaaaCAAACATATACAACAAAAGTAACTTAAATTGTGACGGTATAATGGACTCAATTTGTGAAAGTGCACCAAACAAAGGGTAAGTCTCAAAAGTTAAAATCTTCTAGCCTCACAACCCCTAAGAGCCATTCGGAAACCTAAACCCCCCCTTCCCCCCTTTTGCAATTTAGCTCACTAACCCAattgaatcaaaacaaattCAATAAGAAAACAGAAAGTTAACAATAGCCTTAACTCACTAACCCattgaatcaaaacatattAACTTAGAGAAAAACTACAGTccaaaatcatatatatatatatatgatcatcTAAATGTAAACCAATTCttagctaattaattaagtATACCAAATAATCAATATACCAAAGaatcaaattaaacacaaattctTAAAGTTTGGCATCCCAATAATCAAATTAAACACTACTACATAAATATCAACTGGAAATGGAGACTGCCACTTGTTGAATGTGGTAACTTAGCAAAGTTTCTATAACATGGAAAGGACCTGAGCTTGTCCAGTTtcaaactgcctaaaaaccccATAATTCAAATTCAGAATTCAAATTACCATTAAGGATAGAAACTACACCATAGCAAAAATCTTAGCAATTACAACCCAAGgtattgtttgaatttcttcAATTACATACACCCCCTTCTATCAAACTTAATCCAGCCCCCAGTTAGTAACTTCTGAATAaatgaaatgacaaaaaaaaactgACCATAGTTTCTAAAATAATTAGTTTCGGTCATCGCTTAAACAATTTTCCATAACCTAGCCCAGCTGTTGGCGAAAACATCTACTGTTTCGTTCCATTGATTCTCTCATTCCAAAATCATGCATATTCAATGACACTCTCACAAAAATCAACCTACATAAGAGATAAGTATTGTACCACTAATTCATATTCTAACGATAAGTGCATGGAGAAATGCACAGCAGCACAAAGCATAACACAAAATTTGAAATGGAAATGGAACCTGCAATAAGGTTTATTCAGAAGAAAAAATGGCATTACGGAATACAGAATCACATAGAGAATGACAGAGATAGAGAGAGTAGAGTAAGACGTACTTTAGACTGTGTCAACCTATAATTTGTAGAGTCTGCACTTTAGACTGCGATGCAATGCCTGTTTGACTGTGCGAGGCTTCCTAATTTTGCCCGTTGTAATACTTAATCTCAACGCGGGCGAGTGTTCTAGGATCAACACACCTAAATGTGATGACGACCCCATCAGGGTTTGAGAGTGGACGATAGAACGAAGTTATCCCACAAATTTTACAGAATGTGTGCTTTGCCATATGAGTACCGAAGCTGTAAGTGGTAAGAAACTGCTCAGAATCATTCAAAAGTTGAAATCTTTCAGCAGGGACAATGAAAGAGGTATTACCCCTCATAGAGCAGTTCGAGCAGTTGCAACTCCAAGCCACAACACTGCTAGGCGCCTTCACTCGCAATCTTACATTCTTGCAGTGGCACCCTCCTTCATGCATTACCATCTCAGATTCCATGCCTCAAGATTCTAGTTATCCAACTAATGAACAGGAttatttcttctaatttttaatgCCTGCGCTATGACCTGCAATGTCAAGAAAAATGTACATCACATTTTGTTGTAAGCGGATGTTTGGACTCAAAATTACACAATCGCCCTGAGTGATCGAGATCGTTGAATGGGCGAATTCTAAACTGTTGGATTTactaagataatttttaattattatttaaaggataacattatgatttttttaatcatatatTTATCTCTTAAatgataaattaaaattatcTATACAGTTATCTCGAGCACATCGGGTAGGCATGCAAAATAGGATACTGgagaatatgtttttttttttgtgatattgCTTTGGCCACGTGAGTCATGCATCATTAGGACTCCTGATACAAAGTGGTATTTGATGGAACATGGTATCTCAAGTGATTAGCTGATATtgcaattaaattataatttaatttacaTGTATGGTTGCACTTGGACATCCGTCATGGAAAAAGAAGGCTTTAGTTGCATTGGGAGTCTTAATGAGATAAAGCAAGGTATTGATGGGAGTTTTGATTATGATGTGATAAGACTAGAAGCCTAGATAGGTTTAAAGCCACAGACAACAATCTGAAGGATAGGCCTCTGACATGGATCAATTTTTGCACTGCAAGTTTGAGTTGCAGCTGGACTCTACAATATTATCAGGTTGTGCCAAGCAGATATCcaaccctataaatacaagacatcgTGAAACATTTGAGATGatttccaattcaacacacaaaactgcCCTACGCAAaccctctcaacaactttgagatttttttattttcttttttgccgACACATCtttaatttggataaacagcactgtgaaggcaaccggcgaacatctttagtttagataaacaacattgttgccgtagaatcaaccGATAGCGAAGCACCTTCAggttggataaacagcactgcggcgaggctgactggttatctatccaagtctcggtcgagaaggattttcgaatccttattggcagaggttaTCTCATTAGCAttttcggcgaagtgaggtgttacaagttattacattcggcacattgaaagtcgaatttgatattgaacttcgcagaactagcagccttgttttcaggctctagaacccgaaggtcaatacgtgttccttcctcggccacaGTCGCAAGATCAAAAAGTCAgtagcgcacccaacgcaacatcgacaaattttactcctcggctgaGCTctgccgacgagttggcacgccccgcatacaaccgaaggacatagttagcttactaattactcagcctgcacgccacgtaggcttggtaatttttagggtcaacagcgGAACCCAAATCTGCAAATGCAACTTCCATTTCATTCAAGTTAATCTtattctagtttcctccagttAAATTTCTTCTTTCGTCCTTCTCCACTTTAAATAAGATACAAACAATTTAACATGGATCAACTTTAAAGGTTTAAAAAATAGGACAATCGACATTTCTAGCAAACACCTGTAATTTTATGGTGGTTTCTATAATGTACTTTATCATACGATCACCCGAGTCGCTCAAGGGCCTCGCCCAAACACCTCGACCTCAACTCTGACTTATCAAATCCACATTGCTACAACATAAGGCCACATCTGAACAACTACTTATATaccaacccaaaaccaaaagtgACTCCGTCCATGCTTCATGAACCATGTGTTTACATACTACCGTACAATCAAACAGACAAATTGTTGAACTACGCGACTCATCTACGGTTCATGAACTATGTTCTTGCAGGCAGGTAACcgtggttatttacccataactgtttatgctcatacccgcataatcgtttacatgttgggtaattgtctTATACCCATAcatataaccgtttataaacggttaaccatacccataaccgcatatccatttaaccgtaaccgtttaatacccgtttacccatttaccatTTTTAACcccgtttatcctttttttttaccataaacCCTTTTCACCCGTccacatgttttttaacaacttgaaaattaaaaaaaattgtcataattttcttttcttttttgacaattaaacaccgttataggtacatttatcatacatttttgtattttaattttttaagtccttataccattccaataattgaaataatagcttacggacgatatttttaactgttaccaatgaaggtaaatataatttttgctaagtattattgggttacaaaaattgtttagaagacatttctgtcaaagcatttctgtcaatttcacggttacccgcaaggatttaaattaatttggcgaattccttgatgatgagaatcatcattcctttAGCAATGTTATTGAGAGAAggaccgatgaattccttgctaatttattgggtgctaagtattattggatcgaaaacatggtttgtgttaattttacatatataaaataaatgggtaaacggttacccgtttataaccgcggttaatactcATAACCACCCATTAAAATTTcacaggtaaacggttatacccataaccatttatttatctaaacggttacccataaccgtaaccgtttaatttaaatggacggataaccgcggttacgtataaccaaggaagaaaatatcggtaatatcagaaatatcggtagtccgaaaacacggaaatatcgatggaaatatcgggataatatcgatatcgataaaaattacatggaaaccatggaaattgtaagaaaaacttggaaatttttattgaaactttacaggatgtttatttagtcaattatctattaatttatcataaaaaattggaaggaaatgcattgcatgatggatttaactgatttaagttgattatatagcgagctggcaaacattgtgagtgtataaaatatataataattaatgaaagaagtttaaacacaccataatcgtttatatataatgaattagtacaatattttacactttatacattgcatggtaagatacatgagtgactaagtaccacatagagttcctatgaggttcaaaattttcactatcttcatcatcactatgtgtagagtaagtgtattgtgaagagtagtcagcaACCATAGCAATGGCTTTCAAGAAccgaaacccaaaagtcaataggaaaccgaatacttcggtatttttcgggatttcaggattaccaaacaaatgagatttggaaaccaatcccatatcgaaaatttcggtatttttcgggatggttttggtttgggactttttcggtttggtttgggattttcgggaattttttccaaccatacatgtaagtgaccaaataaaaaatagaaaaattaaaaaccacatgtcattgactaagtaattaattgacacaatttaaaatataataccacaaaaaatttggaatatgtgcaaatttgtttcttgcaaaaagaattcaaaacaaaacgaTATATATAAATAGTTTAGCATGTTTTCATAAAAACGTAAGTGGTATGGTGGTCAAGTCGCTGAAGGAGTTAGATTGGAGGGGTTTGAACCCCTTTATGTGCATGTTTGAGACTTTTcagaatttttcaaatatttttaggttcatCTCGCGATATtaataatatccataatatcgcgatatattaACGAAAATTAAAGGAATACTCACGAAATATCGTGATatgaaaaaaacgataatatcggcgaatattatcgatttttaaaTCTATGCGTATAACCAATTGGTATTTACCCATCCCTAGAAATGGGCGGTTACTCCATCCATTTGTCTATGCCCAATTGATTCCGGAAATGCATCCAATGACCCAAACAAAGATGCGAATCTTAGAAacgaaagagagaaagaggaaggatGAGCAGTGGAAGATAAAAAGGGAAATCCTGTCAACCTTCAACATTAAtggaaaatgaagtgaaaagctCATACAAATCCCAGGATAAAAGTATCGATAAATATCTTGTTAgcattactttagtctaaagtagGAGGGGAAATTGCACTATTCATATGAACAGTGTTTTTGGACCACATTTTAGTTTATTTACAAGATTGCCACTCGGATGCTTTTAGCTTTTTACGAAGACGTCATCGGTTCGAATGACGGGAATGCCCGTCTAGGGTTCACATCGCACGGTTGGGGGTAAAAGTTGGGTGGGCATCGTTGTCAGGTAGGGTTGCATTCGGTGGGATCGATGGCTCAGTGTGGGATTTGGTGGGACGCCATGCTcagagaagaggagagagagggaaggagggaaggagggaggggaaggagagagagatgggtttGGTGAGGGGAAGGCATGCGACTTGCAgagaggagggagggaggaagCGGGCGAGGGAGCGAGTGAGAAGCTTAAAAGCAACTGCAGCAAGTTCAATGGACAGGGTCACAGCAATGGAGACACCTCGCTCTGAACCATTTCCCCTCTCCTCAGGCGAATGCTGAACAAAGTTTTGAAGGAACAAAAAGAATAAGACCTACACATAATAGAATCCGATTcacaaggaaaagaagaaagccAGCTTTTCAACGAAAAAGCTAAAAATCAATCCCTTCGACCTCCTCATCGGCGACAACACCCACGACCACCAGGTTCactttcaatttaattttaattttttgcttttttagtggattaaagaatatgaaacgaattataatttaaaatggtgaaattttgttgatttttgcgTTCAGTGTTCTGAGTGATCATCGAGCTGTGATGGGTTGGTGTTGGATTTGATTCGATTGAGGTAAAAGCTCTGCATGATTGTGACACGGAGAAAATGCCAGAATCTTACCTTCAATCGAAATATCTGATTTTTGTTACAATTGTTAATTTCATTGCAAGAAAATGTGGCGGAGACAATAATTCCCAAATCCTCGAGCTTTCGGATCATACAATCGTCCCACCGTCAAAATTATTGCGATCCCTTATTTAACTGCGTTAACCACGTACTTCAGCTATGGATTGCTCTTCGTTTTTGGCCAAGTCATATATTTCTTCCGCAAAATCATCGACTGGTGGAGTGTTAGCAATTTGCAGGTTCCATAATCATTGTACATAATTTTGTTTCTATTGTTTAGCTTTTCCTgtaattttatgtaaaaaaaaaaagcattgctTTGTTGCAAAAATCAGGGTTATGCTCCAATCTGTTTAGGACTTGAAGATTTCTACATTCGCTGGCCTTATCTTCGAATTCAGGTATTTTGTCATTGATTTGATTGTGTTATATTTCTTGAGCTGTATGAAATGGATGCAGCTAGCCCTGCAATTAAGCTTGAATTCCATGGAGTCCCATAAACATAATTATTGATAACTCTGGTTAATTTTTAAAAGTTTTGACCGGTCAGTACTGTTTCAATAGGCCTATTGCAAGTGCTCCTCATGCTTGGTTTGATGTGGTTGAATGCTACTCCAATGACTACAACAAAACACTCAACTAACGATTACAAATTTCCTCCAATTTTGCAATTTCATGTATATTTCACGccttttgttatgttttcttgatTTATATTCTCATTGTGTAACTCGGCTGATGCAGGCTAACCAAAAAAACCAGTAGATACCTTAACTTGGGATCTTACAATTACCTTGGCTTTGCTGCATCTGATGAGTACTGCACACCTCACGCTATTGAGACATTGAAAAAATATTCTCCCAGTACCTGTAGTAGCCGAGTTGACGGCAGTTGGTATACTAATACTACTTTGCAAGAAATTTTGTTTTAACTGTTTTTCTAAATAAATTTACCATGATACGCTTCTATCATCAGGCACCACGGATTTGCATAATGAGCTGGAAAAGTGTGTCTAGCCTTCACATAAGAGGGCATGATGAAATTAAATCATCCTTATTCTCAATGATTTATCGTTATTTACATTAAAACATTTTGTCTAAAATCAAGCACCTATTAGATAGAGTCAATAGAGAGTTTCAATTTTATGAGAGTCTCCTCAACATTTCTCAAATTAGAAACAATATTAGTATTGATTCGTAATGGACCACGAGACAGTTTGAAAGCTTATGAAAATCATTTGCAACATTTGAAGCTGCAGGACAAAAGTGGTGTTCACTACAATTACAAGGACCAAAATTATAGTTTGGcctaaacaaaataaacacaagaacaaaacaaaaggggAGATAAATACAACACAAGAAAGAAGCCAACATACAATGATGCATCCACAATCCACATAAACATTGTAAAAATCCCCAGAGGTCCTAAACACACGACGACTTTGCTTAACACTTCAAAATCACACAACTTAAGTCAACCTATATTTTGCAGAGTCTGCACTTTTGACAACGACACAATGCCTGATTGACTGTGCGAGGCTTCCCAATTTTGCCCATCGTAATACTTAATCTCAACGTGGGCGAGTGTTCCAGGATCAACACACCTAAATGTGATGGCGACCCCATCAGGGTTTGAGCGTGGATAATAGAACGAAGTTATCCCACAAACTTTACAGAATGTGTGCTTTGCCGTATGAGTACCGAAGCTGTAAGTTGTAAGAAACTGCTCAGAATCACTCAAAAGTTGAAATCTTTCAGCAGGGACAATGAAATGGGTGTTACCCCTCATAAAGCAATTTGAGCAGTTGCAACTCCAAGCCACAACACCGCAAGGCGCCTTCACTCGCCACCTTACATTCTTGCAGTGGCACCCGCCTTCATGCACTACCATCTCAGATTCCATGCCTCAAGATTCTAATTCTCCAACTAATGAACatgattatttcttttaatttctaCAAGCACGCGCTTTGACCTGCCATGTCAAGAAAAATTACTTAATAACCATTTGTTGTAAGTGGAAACTAAATCCGCAATTGCAACTTCCACCTCATTCAAGTTGATTTtaagggtgtgatatccacacacaccTTTTTACTTCATACACACCCTCTTAATTTGCGGCCGTCGGATCGACTGAATTAAAGAACATCAAATGGCAGAAATTAACAaatggtgtgtgagaagtaaaaaggggtgtgtgaatagcacaccccttgattttattctagtttcctctagttaaatttcttctTTTGTCTTTCTTCCACTTTAAATAAGAAGACATTTACTATatcaaaagattcaaaaaaATTCATATGGATCAACTTTAAAGGGTTTTAAAAAACATGACAATAGACACTTCTAGCAAATACCCTTCATTTTAAGGTGGTTTGTATAATGTACTTTATCATATGATCAGCCGAGTCCCTCACAGGCCTCACCCAAACACCTCGACCGCAACTCTGACTTATCAAATCCACATTGCTACAACATAAGGCTGGTCATATCTGAACAGCCACTTACATACTAACCCAAAGCCAAAAGTGACTCGTCCATTAATGAACTATGTGCTTCCATACTACCTTACAATCAAATGGTCAAATTGTTCCCCTTACATACTAACCCAAAGCCAAAAGTGACCCGTCTATGGTTAACGAACCATGTGCTTGCAACTGTATGCTACCTTACAATGAAATGGGCAGTTGCTCCATCCATTTGTCCATGGCCAATTGAGTCAGGAAATGCACCCAATGACCCAAACAAAGACACGAATCTTAGAAacgaaagagagaaagagggaggaCGAGCAGTAGAAGATAAAAAGGGATACCCTGTCTACCTTCAACCTTCAACATTAAtggaaaatgaagtgaaaagctCATACAAAATACCAAGATACAAatatacaaatatctaacaggAAACAAAGATCAAACACGACATCAATATCTTGTTAGCATGCTTTCTAAGTTGAATGGTTTCTTTCTCCTAATGACTGATCCTAATACCAAAAGGGCAGACATGTAGGGAAAGACGTAGATGTTGTTTTTCTACTTGAGTTTAAAATCATAAAAAGAGAATTTTATTTGCATCGATCGAGGATGTTGTAACAGAACAGATGAGTAACTACAAATACAGATGATCCCTTTTCATCAACGGAAGCCACTTTCCATAGCATATAAAGAGGCCTCAGCAttggatttttttctttctgaggTGACGGTTCTGACTAAGTTGAATACAAGTACAAAACGGCGAGCGATGACAGGATTGGTACTGAATTTAATATGTTTAGTTTGATGTAATGGAAATTGCTAAAACAAAAATCGTATCATATGTAATGGCAATTGCCCTAATGAAAGCCTCAACCCCCAACTCAAACTAAAACTGACAAGTTTCAATGAAACCCAACTAGACTTGGCTACGATACATGTATTTACTTAAGGGAGCCTTTGGATACAGTCCCTACTCACCactcttctttgaccttttttttttttttttatgtttttgttttaataaccACTGtttttgactaaaaccttaccggtttttagtttttaatcaaAGTTCTTTGATTTTGTCTACTTCAGCATATTAATATTAATGTAATATAtttctattttcattttttatgaaagttacaaattatgagatttataaCTCCCCTTTTCATGAGataaattaggttcacatccctcatttttcttttctcattaattgaaaccttatttctttttcattttatcaAGGTCTCTTGACTAATCTTCATGTCATTAtttgaatattaaaattatttacATGTCATCATatgtaaattttaaaaatgaaaaacttattaatcatttttaaatatatcttttagtatttttttttcatatattcctaTTTATAATTTGTacccttttataaaaaaaattaattataaaattcAATTATGCTGGCATGTGATTGTATTATCACTGAAATTGTGACGTGGATAGAAACCAAAGGAtgtttgataaaaatttgaaaatgaataaagttttaattaatgaaataaaaaatatgagagATGAGAATTTAATTTCTCCTTTTACTTAAAAAGGTTAGATATTGGCTATTGTGTAGCTTAACCAAACTCCCctctccttagtgtaaaaaatatCAACGTActcaaaaaaaggaaaaaaaaaaaagagtcagatatgaaacccaaaaaaaggaaaatatcatATCTGACTATATCTTGGTCAACCGCTTGAAAGAATTTC
This window harbors:
- the LOC126582097 gene encoding uncharacterized protein LOC126582097 encodes the protein MESEMVVHEGGCHCKNVRWRVKAPCGVVAWSCNCSNCFMRGNTHFIVPAERFQLLSDSEQFLTTYSFGTHTAKHTFCKVCGITSFYYPRSNPDGVAITFRCVDPGTLAHVEIKYYDGQNWEASHSQSGIVSLSKVQTLQNIG